In Brassica napus cultivar Da-Ae chromosome A3, Da-Ae, whole genome shotgun sequence, the sequence TACAAAGAGTTTATTTCCATTAATAACTAGAACATGTGAAACGTGAATTTTTTTGGTGGAACGTTGTAGATGATTTACCTCGACCAAGATGCCTGATTCTAACTCGAGAGTAACCACGGTTCCTTCAGCTGTTGCACTTTCTAGTTCAGCCCGTCTTGCGATGTTCAGAAACACTTCTTCAAGAGTTGCAAGCCCAAGCTGTATGTCCGAGATTCCAAACTCGGATTCTCTGTATTGTAGCTCTTCGAAAAATCCCTATCCATGGAGAAACGATGATGAACCTCATAGACGAAGATCTAAGAGGTTTCTAGagcttttaaaaatagttaccGCCAAAAGTTTCTCTTTGTCGTGGGGGATAACAAAAGTCATGAAAGCTTTTTTCTCTTCTATTGGCTCAACTTTCAGATGCTGCAAGAAAGATATTATTCCAGGCTCAGAGGCACTACCTACTTAAACAAtgccagttaaaaaaaaaaaaaaaacttaggccTGAGTGTACATACCTTCTTGAAGAATCTTTTAAGTGGTTCTGGTGAGGTTCCAGAACCGTCCTTTTTGTTTTCAAGGAAGCTAACTGTAGTAATGAAACCTGTGCCGAAGCGAGATTTTAGCCTGATGGAGGTTCCAATGCATCGGAGCCTGCCTTTAGCCATGATCCCTATTCTATCACCTAAAATATCAGCTTCTTCCATAGAATGAGTTGTTAGTATGATGGCACGGCCTTTCTTTGATTTCTGTATAATGTCCCACACATGTCTCCTTGTGATAGGGTCCATACCAGTAGTCTACAATCCAAAAAATATGTgttagtgtgtgtgtgtgtgtgtttatctATAAACACTAGAGGAAAGTATCAAGCTGCATGGCATACATACCGGTTCATCTAGAAAGACCAGCTTGGGATCACCAATGAGTGCAATTGCAACACTGAGTCTGCGTTTCATTCCACCACTGTAGCTTCCTGCTCTAATTTTAGCTGCTCCCGTCAGCTTTACATCTGCCAGTAACTTCTCTGCAATCTGTTTAACCAGAAAGAAAAATCTGTaagcaaattatatatatattaaaaaaaaagagggaaAGGTAAATCAGATACCAtttgtaaaataaatgaataactTACCGGTTTGATAGATGCAGGTGGCAACCCTTTGATGCTAGCAAAGAGGTGGAGGTGTTCTTCACTTGACAAAGCATCCCAAAGGATATCAAACTGTAAAATAATAAGTGATGAAGAAACAAATCATTTAAGCAGAACATAAAGATCATTTTGTAAGGAAAAGAGAAGATATTGCAGGGAGAACTTGACCTTACCTGAGGACACACTCCTATCATTTTACGAATGTTGGACATACCAACAGAGCTTCTTATGGAATCTCCATAGATAAGAGCTGTTTTAAGTCGAATCAAATTGAACTTACCAATTAGTATTAGAATGGTTTAAAAAAAGTTTGGAAAGTAGCTTCTTGTAAAAGAGATCCTTACCATCCCCACCAGTAACTGGATTTATACCAGTCAAACAGCTGATAGTTGTTGTCTTCCCTGCACCATTGGGTCCAAGAAGACAAAACAACTGGTCTTTGGCTATATTCATCCACAAACCCTAAACATATTTCATGAGCCAAAAAGAAATGTAATAAATAATACATTATAAACCATAAGAGACAACTAATGAGCATTAGGATTTGTTGAATAGTCTTGACGCCTTAGAACACACACAACAGGACTGATTGATTACCTTTACAGCATGAAAAGGGGATGTTTTGGTGCATTTGCAGCAACCAAGCTTTGTCGTTCCAGGATACATCTTTGCAAGACCATGAATCTGAACAGCAATGTTAGGATCAACTGTTCCATCCATTGCTTGTTTCTTAACTAGTGTCTCCTCTTCAAGCACATCTTGGTCATCTGATGTTAAATGCTCTACAGGTGGAACTGAGCCAAAGCAGCTACAAATGCTCCCTTCTGAAAAAAGTGTTACATAGGAACATTTTTTGGCTTTACACTTTCCAAACACACACATTCTTATTAATAAAAGCAAGAGACAAAGAAAATACCTTCCACTTTATTGCCCTCTTTGCCAGTCCGGTAACTAGGCTTTAGAAAGtagaagattttttttcttacaccAGAGGCATTGGGGATGATATTTTCAAAGTAGATAGCCAAAACAAACCAGAAAAAGAATGTACCCACAAGCCATATGTAGATTTTATTCTGCACAAAGACTCAAAATGAGAGACATAGACAACAACTCTTGGGTGAAATCTGTTGTCGAAAAATTGGCATACCATTGTAAGAAAGCAGGTGGTGTCATCCATTTTTGAGCATACATCTCTTTTACTCCAACTAATTCCAGGGCTTCCGGGAACTGATGTTGCTTCGATAAGCAGCTGCAACCCAGCAGAAAAGGTATTGGGTGGAAAGAATGACCAAATCACCCGGCGAGAAAGGGAATGTGTGCTTGAATAAGGGAATCCACTGGTAGCTACTGTCTGCAGTCAGAACTGTACCCAGTAAGAATCCAACAAATCTCAGCTACTGTTTTAGCTAAAGAGAGGCCACACACACCTGTGTGATAAAGCTAATGAGAAACACAAGGAAACCAACAGTTGTTGCTGAAGATGACTTGCTAATGAAAGATGATAGCATGAATGCTAGGCTAATCTAGCAACACGAAGGATATAAGATAAGTTAAGTGATATCCCAGCAAAAATCAATGGAAAATAATTTAAGAATGATGAGGATCTTTAATTTACCATATTAAACTgaaaaagcaagaaaagtaGGAAGACAACAAAGAAACTGTTCTTCAAGAAAAAATCGAATTGGAACATCATTCCAAAGAGGACTAAGAAGAGTGATGATACAAACGTAAGGATGCCTTCCCATATGAGCCATGATAACAAATAAGCTGTATCGTAAACTCCCATCACTGTCATTGcctgttagaaaaaaaaaaacatgattgaaCAATCTAAATACAAATACACAATGGGAACAGACTCTAAATGAAACAGAGTATTAAACCTGGCGAAGTTTAAGCTCTTTCTCGGTAGCTAGAGAACCGAGTTGGAGAACAAAACCAAACATGGAGAAAGCAAGAAAGAACACTGGTCCCATAAGATTCAGTGGAGAGATAGTTATGTCTTTAGCAACAGCTGGTTGTGCAAACTCTTTAAATCCAAAACTCCAACCAAACTTTGGATCTGATAATAATGCATATATAAAAGGCATTTAAATCTCCATATAGAACATATGTCTCctaactcaaaatattttcaagatGGATGGTACCTCCAATTAAAAACCTTGCTATCTCACGCTCTGCAGCGATTTGAAGAGGGACAAGAAACTTAAACGTCGGATCTTCAGTCCGACCACGTTTTGTAGCCAAAGAAGAGTTTGTCTGAACTCCATAGCTGATCACTGTAGCGTTCCTTTCCGTAAAATGCAAAGCTCCTGGGGCATGCAAAGGATGTGATGTAAACCATGCATCTACCTCCTCAGGCCCTTTGAATGATttaacctggaaaaaaaaaactcacaagTTAAACATTTCGGAAACAAACGTTAAAggttaaaactaaaaagaaccAAACCTAATAAGAACCAAACCTTGTTGGTCGGAATAGGTCTTCCTGGATTGTTCGCCATAATAGCAGAGACGATGTCAGACACTCGACGGCTCTGGTTCCCACTTATATTTTGT encodes:
- the LOC125607085 gene encoding ABC transporter A family member 9-like is translated as MANNPGRPIPTNKVKSFKGPEEVDAWFTSHPLHAPGALHFTERNATVISYGVQTNSSLATKRGRTEDPTFKFLVPLQIAAEREIARFLIGDPKFGWSFGFKEFAQPAVAKDITISPLNLMGPVFFLAFSMFGFVLQLGSLATEKELKLRQAMTVMGVYDTAYLLSWLIWEGILTFVSSLFLVLFGMMFQFDFFLKNSFFVVFLLFLLFQFNMISLAFMLSSFISKSSSATTVGFLVFLISFITQTVATSGFPYSSTHSLSRRVIWSFFPPNTFSAGLQLLIEATSVPGSPGISWSKRDVCSKMDDTTCFLTMNKIYIWLVGTFFFWFVLAIYFENIIPNASGVRKKIFYFLKPSYRTGKEGNKVEEGSICSCFGSVPPVEHLTSDDQDVLEEETLVKKQAMDGTVDPNIAVQIHGLAKMYPGTTKLGCCKCTKTSPFHAVKGLWMNIAKDQLFCLLGPNGAGKTTTISCLTGINPVTGGDALIYGDSIRSSVGMSNIRKMIGVCPQFDILWDALSSEEHLHLFASIKGLPPASIKPIAEKLLADVKLTGAAKIRAGSYSGGMKRRLSVAIALIGDPKLVFLDEPTTGMDPITRRHVWDIIQKSKKGRAIILTTHSMEEADILGDRIGIMAKGRLRCIGTSIRLKSRFGTGFITTVSFLENKKDGSGTSPEPLKRFFKKHLKVEPIEEKKAFMTFVIPHDKEKLLAGFFEELQYRESEFGISDIQLGLATLEEVFLNIARRAELESATAEGTVVTLELESGILVEIPVGARFVGIPGTENAENPRGMMVEVYWQQDGSGSMCISGHSPEMCIPQNVSVLYEPPSQVLGRGQRRVRGSVIAYESSD